A genomic window from Gossypium hirsutum isolate 1008001.06 chromosome D10, Gossypium_hirsutum_v2.1, whole genome shotgun sequence includes:
- the LOC107915338 gene encoding uncharacterized protein produces the protein MDTNFSFIQEDTNFGFNPPQHHDQSSQTNIASDQRKETPFFNIGCDGNEFKADCLKQEKGVANETKSEDDKSTFWTVCPYCYHMYEYEKKYEDCCLVCQTCRKGFHGLAVAAPPEHVLMNGEVREYYWGYGFFPLGYSGDVFLRDKKQIGEGDNGKKPVVVEISDDSDDEKKGMDVKDVGGNVKAENLSNGEGKVVMKRVKSVLKNPKKVMGRGVKVDIGKMKVVEMNEVADIDCGSGGTRLGSDKNGGSDEYDDDELYEIRFYGDDDDEWFDG, from the coding sequence ATGGATACCAACTTCTCTTTTATTCAAGAAGATACGAACTTTGGTTTCAATCCACCACAACACCATGACCAAAGCTCCCAAACAAATATCGCGAGCGATCAAAGAAAGGAAACCCCTTTTTTCAACATTGGTTGCGATGGAAATGAATTCAAAGCTGATTGCTTGAAGCAAGAAAAAGGTGTAGCAAATGAGACAAAGAGTGAAGACGATAAGAGTACGTTTTGGACGGTTTGTCCATACTGCTATCACATGTACGAATACGAAAAGAAGTATGAAGATTGCTGCTTGGTTTGTCAAACTTGTAGAAAGGGGTTTCATGGACTGGCGGTGGCAGCACCACCGGAACATGTACTGATGAACGGGGAAGTCAGAGAGTATTATTGGGGCTATGGGTTTTTTCCATTAGGTTACTCTGGGGATGTTTTCTTGCGTGACAAGAAACAGATTGGGGAGGGAGATAATGGGAAAAAGCCCGTTGTTGTGGAAATCTCTGATGATAGTGACGATGAGAAGAAGGGAATGGATGTGAAAGATGTGGGTGGTAACGTGAAAGCTGAAAATTTGAGCAATGGTGAAGGAAAGGTTGTAATGAAGAGAGTGAAATCCGTGCTAAAGAATCCAAAGAAAGTGATGGGGAGAGGGGTAAAGGTGGACATAGGGAAGATGAAGGTTGTGGAAATGAATGAAGTTGCAGATATCGATTGTGGAAGTGGAGGAACAAGGCTTGGAAGTGATAAGAATGGCGGTTCTGATGAATATGATGATGATGAGCTTTATGAGATAAGGTTTTAtggagatgatgatgatgaatggtttgaCGGATAA